The following proteins come from a genomic window of Malus domestica chromosome 02, GDT2T_hap1:
- the LOC103408282 gene encoding protein ROOT PRIMORDIUM DEFECTIVE 1-like, protein MRLFESSKLSLFEFKASVLCSQVTPFGPFNSFVQKRWLKPVISARTRLEDQTRDSKLDKLTTHLKKLDIILKLHDLMSSRKRGPFVSLQLMSRWRNLVGLNVGIGAFVHKYPHVFEVFKHPVRCSLCCRISKKMWGLIEEEAMAMKQWELKVVHRVKKLLMMSVSGTLRVHALRLVRREFGLPEDFRESILGKYSKDFRLIDLEVVELISRDENLGVAEIEKWREKEFKEKWLSEFETKYAFPINFPTGYEIQAGFRDKLKNWQRLPYVKPYDRKEVVRIRTCGGIESYEKRAVGILHEFLSLTVEKMVEVERLSHFRRDFSVDVNVRELILKHPGIFYISTRRNSQTVFLREAYSKGCLIESNPIYDVRRKTLDLIFLGRRNTRQMPAPKEIKEFKVDGDRKMDGDWVIPMLENLDNGS, encoded by the coding sequence ATGCGACTATTCGAAAGCTCCAAACTCAGCCTCTTCGAGTTCAAAGCTTCTGTATTATGCTCACAAGTGACCCCTTTTGGCCCCTTCAATTCCTTTGTACAAAAAAGATGGCTAAAGCCTGTAATTTCGGCCCGAACACGCTTAGAAGACCAAACAAGGGACTCGAAGCTAGACAAACTCACAACCCACCTCAAGAAGCTCGATATCATCCTAAAGCTCCATGACCTCATGTCCAGTCGGAAGCGCGGACCCTTTGTGTCCTTGCAACTGATGTCTCGATGGAGGAACCTTGTGGGGCTTAATGTAGGCATTGGCGCCTTTGTTCACAAATACCCACATGTTTTTGAGGTGTTTAAACATCCCGTACGATGCAGTTTGTGTTGCAGGATCAGTAAGAAAATGTGGGGTTTAATAGAGGAAGAGGCAATGGCTATGAAACAATGGGAACTCAAAGTTGTTCATCGTGTAAAGAAGTTGTTGATGATGTCTGTGAGTGGCACTCTTCGTGTCCATGCTTTGAGGTTGGTCAGGAGAGAATTTGGATTGCCCGAGGATTTCAGAGAATCTATCCTTGGTAAATATTCAAAGGATTTTAGGTTGATTGATTTAGAGGTTGTAGAACTGATTAGTAGAGATGAGAATTTGGGTGTTGCTGAAATTGAGAAATGGCGAGAGAAGGAATTTAAAGAGAAGTGGTTGAGTGAGTTTGAGACAAAGTACGCCTTCCCTATAAATTTCCCAACAGGGTATGAGATCCAGGCAGGGTTTAGAGATAAGTTGAAGAATTGGCAAAGGCTTCCTTACGTGAAGCCTTATGACAGGAAAGAGGTTGTCCGCATTCGTACTTGTGGAGGGATAGAGAGTTATGAGAAACGGGCGGTTGGTATTCTTCACGAGTTCTTGAGTTTGACAGTAGAGAAGATGGTTGAGGTTGAAAGATTATCTCATTTTCGGAGAGATTTTTCTGTGGATGTTAATGTGCGGGAGCTTATCTTGAAGCACCCTGGAATATTTTACATATCAACCAGACGTAATAGTCAAACTGTTTTTCTTAGAGAGGCTTATAGTAAGGGGTGCCTGATTGAGTCCAATCCGATATATGATGTTCGGAGGAAAACTTTAGATCTTATTTTCCTAGGGCGTCGAAATACTAGACAAATGCCAGCTCCAAAAGAAATTAAGGAGTTCAAAGTAGATGGGGATCGCAAAATGGATGGTGACTGGGTTATTCCAATGTTAGAGAACTTGGACAATGGAAGTTGA
- the LOC103418463 gene encoding probable CoA ligase CCL5 translates to MSLQEFSGGDDRVHIAGSTTNGFDPKTGIYHSPLNLGPRYKIPAKHNLDTATFVLSQFPPHHEAESRVALIDSATNERVTYEQLLHSIHALASGLYQALGVRKGDVVFLLSPNSLLYPTICLAVLSIGAILTTANPINTESEIGKQVRDSGAKLAISSPEELHKLVPTGVPTILTSRPLSGDDSLTIEQLIEGYDPIPTELMQARPTQSDTAAILYSSGTTGTSKGVVLTHANFIAIITMLRWTVDKTSAQDDVFLCFIPMFHIYGLAFFGLGLFCAGTTTVLMQRFEFNTMLDAIKTHKVSNIPAVPPVILGLVKYASKAACDLSSLRRVSSGAAPLSKELIDEFRERFPWVEMRPGYGLTESCGAATIFISDKQAKAHSASCGVLLPGFSAKIVDIETGEALPPYKEGELWLKSPTIMREYLGNVESTLATIDSNGWLKTGDLCYFDEEGFLFIVDRIKELIKHNGYQVAPAELEAILLSHPQILDAAITPVEDEEAGQIPMAYVVRAASPDGLTEDQVIQFVAGQVAPYKKVRRVDFISAIPRSPASKILRKELVILQNKQQTVSRL, encoded by the exons ATGTCTCTCCAAGAGTTCTCCGGCGGGGATGATCGAGTCCACATTGCCGGAAGTACTACAAATGGTTTCGATCCAAAAACCGGAATATATCACTCCCCTCTCAACCTTGGTCCCCGTTACAAAATCCCCGCCAAGCATAACCTCGACACGGCCACATTTGTTTTGTCGCAGTTTCCGCCCCATCATGAGGCCGAGTCGCGAGTTGCACTCATTGACTCGGCCACCAACGAACGAGTCACCTATGAACAGCTTCTTCATTCAATTCATGCTCTTGCTTCAGGCTTGTACCAGGCACTTGGTGTTAGAAAAGGGGATGTGGTTTTTCTCTTGTCACCTAACTCACTTTTGTACCCAACCATATGCCTGGCAGTGTTGTCAATTGGTGCAATTTTAACCACGGCAAATCCAATCAACACCGAGTCAGAAATCGGCAAGCAAGTTCGCGATTCGGGCGCCAAGCTTGCTATTTCATCTCCTGAGGAGCTTCACAAATTGGTCCCAACTGGGGTGCCTACAATATTAACATCAAGGCCGTTGAGTGGTGATGACTCACTCACCATTGAACAGTTGATTGAAGGTTATGATCCCATTCCAACCGAGTTAATGCAAGCCCGTCCGACTCAGTCAGACACTGCTGCTATTTTGTACTCCTCAGGGACTACTGGGACAAGTAAAGGTGTAGTTCTAACACATGCAAATTTCATTGCCATTATCACAATGCTCAGATGGACGGTGGACAAAACATCAGCACAGGACGATGTGTTTTTGTGCTTCATTCCTATGTTCCACATCTATGGGCTTGCTTTCTTCGGCCTTGGATTGTTTTGCGCAGGAACCACCACTGTTTTGATGCAAAGGTTTGAGTTCAACACCATGTTGGATGCTATAAAAACTCACAAAGTGAGCAACATACCAGCTGTGCCTCCGGTGATTCTTGGACTAGTAAAGTACGCAAGCAAAGCTGCCTGCGACTTGTCGTCTCTGAGGAGGGTGAGCTCAGGGGCTGCACCGTTGAGCAAAGAATTGATTGATGAGTTTAGAGAGCGGTTTCCTTGGGTTGAGATGAGGCCAGGCTATGGCCTAACGGAAAGCTGTGGTGCAGCAACTATTTTCATTTCAGACAAGCAGGCAAAGGCTCACTCCGCCTCTTGTGGGGTGCTGCTGCCAGGTTTTTCTGCTAAGATAGTGGATATCGAAACCGGGGAGGCCTTGCCGCCATATAAGGAAGGAGAGCTGTGGCTAAAGAGCCCTACTATTATGAGAGAGTATTTGGGGAATGTGGAATCAACACTTGCAACTATTGACTCAAATGGCTGGCTGAAAACTGGTGATCTTTGCTATTTTGATGAGGAAGGCTTCCTTTTCATCGTTGATCGGATAAAGGAGCTCATCAAGCATAATGGATATCAAGTTGCTCCGGCGGAATTGGAGGCCATACTTTTGAGTCatcctcaaattcttgatgCAGCCATTACACC TGTTGAAGACGAAGAAGCAGGACAAATACCAATGGCATATGTGGTGAGAGCAGCTAGTCCGGATGGACTCACTGAAGACCAAGTCATCCAATTTGTTGCCGGCCAG GTGGCTCCCTACAAAAAAGTAAGAAGAGTGGACTTTATCTCTGCCATTCCGCGGTCACCAGCAAGTAAAATCTTAAGGAAGGAACTGGTTATTTTACAAAACAAACAGCAAACAGTCTCTAGATTGTAA
- the LOC103408291 gene encoding UPF0548 protein At2g17695, with the protein MVFLSWGRPTPQEQKACIDRSGSFNYDPKFKGATAKSLSSLQEDKGLSKDGFLLNHSRNLVGSGLDAYEKGKMALQDWRHFGLNWAFVDPKTPVQNGVKFCVCVKEFLPWVMMPLQVVYVNENKRSKQAMASFRFGGGTLQGHLLAGEERFSIELDENNQVWYEILSFSKPAHLLSFIGYPYVMLKQKYFAHQSTNAMMKHLNASKS; encoded by the exons ATGGTTTTCTTGAGCTGGGGCAGGCCAACTCCTCAGGAACAAAAAGCTTGCATTGACAG GTCAGGCAGCTTTAACTATGACCCTAAATTCAAAGGAGCTACTGCTAAGTCCCTGTCTTCCCTCCAAGAAGATAAAGGGCTCTCAAAAGATGGTTTCTTGTTAAACCATTCTCGCAATTTGGTTGGTTCGGGTCTGGACGCTTATGAAAAGGGCAAGATGGCTCTTCAGGACTGGAG GcattttggattgaattgggcATTTGTTGATCCGAAGACGCCAGTTCAAAATGGAGTCAAGTTTTGTGTTTGCGTCAAGGAGTTTCTGCCGTGGGTCATGATGCCTCTCCAGGTTGTATATGTAAATGAAAATAAGAGAAGTAAACAGGCCATGGCATCTTTCCGTTTTGGAGGTGGTACCCTTCAAGGTCATCTGCTG GCTGGGGAAGAACGCTTCTCAATTGAACTGGATGAGAACAACCAAGTGTGGTATGAAATACTTTCCTTCTCGAAACCAGCTCACCTGTTGTCATTCATTGGATACCCATATGTAATGCTTAAGCAGAAGTACTTTGCTCATCAATCTACTAATGCAATGATGAAACATCTGAATGCTTCAAAATCCTAG
- the LOC139191690 gene encoding uncharacterized protein — protein sequence MVLNDVASSSLGDVKVVRHFLDVFPEELPGLPLGGDMEFIIDLSPGTNFMLKIGYRGWFVKDFPVIALPLTRLTRTEVKFEWIIIVSKVSTVEGDREIVATDALGRKAPVRPILVDCILDAQKFDEGIQELTEAELGGMFMQENGTYVPNYVELKKAILTMYTVKLFGVRSSMGMRPFEALFGKDCSTPLCWTEIVKRVLAGPEVMDESTWKLSPWRGVVRFGKKGKLSPRYTGPYQITERVGEDVYRLELPSELSNVHNVFHVSVIRHYVTNPSHVIPLQPLEFNPYLCYEEEPVTILDWKDKVLRNKTMSLVKVLWRNHSVEEATWMTEDRVREMYPRLFYEY from the exons atggtgctaaatgatgttgctTCTAGTAGTTTGGGAGATGTAAAGGTGGTTAGACATTTTCTTGATGTTTTCCCTGAGGAATTACCTGGATTGCCGTTAGGCGGAGATATGGAGTTCATTATTGATTTGTCTCCAGGCACAAATTTTATGTTAAAgattg GCTATCGTGGATGGTTCGTGAAAGATTTCCCAGTCATTGCTTTGCCACTGACGAGATTGACGAGAACAgaggttaagtttgagtggatAATAATTGTGAGCAAGGTTTCAACAGTTGAA ggtgatcgTGAAATTGTTGCGACTGATGCACTTGGTAGGAAGGCTCCA GTTAGACCAATTTTAGTTGATTGTATACTTGATGCCCAGAAATTTGACGAAGGAATTCAAGAATTAACCGAGGCAGAATTGGGTGGTATGTTTATGCAAGAGAATGGGACGTATGTGCCAAATTATgtggaattaaagaaagcaattttgacGATGTACACTGTTAAGCTTTTTGG CGTTCGTTCGAGCATGGGTATGagaccatttgaggcactttttGGTAAAGATTGTAGTACACCTTTGTGTTGGACAGAAATTGTCAAAAGAGTTCTTGCGGGCCCTGAGGTTATGGATGAGTCTACTTGGAAG TTATCACCGTGGCGAGGTGTTGttcgatttggaaagaaaggtaagttgagtcctaggtacacCGGACCTTATCAgatcaccgagcgagtcggTGAAGATGTTTACAGGCTTGAATTACCGTCAGAGCTGTCCAACgtacataatgtgtttcacGTTTCGGTGATTCGACATTATGTTACAAATCCGTCGCATGTGATCCCTCTGCAACCCTTAGAGTTTAACCCATATTTGTGTTACGAAGAGGAGCCGGTGACGATACTTgattggaaagacaaggttctaaggaataagacaatgagcttggtaaaagtattgtggaggaaccactccgtggaagaagctacttggatGACCGAAGATCGggtgagagagatgtatccgagGTTATTTTATGAGTATTAA